CCATACCAGGTTATATCATGGCTTATGCTTATGCGAGCTTTTTTGCACCTGGCGGACCAGCCCAAAGCCTTTGGGGCAAATTCTTTGACTTTCCTATGCCTTCCCTGTATTCCTTTTGGGGTGTATCTTTGGTGCTGAGCCTTGTAAATTACCCTTACGTTTATCTTTTGGCAAGGGCAAGTTTTCTTAGCAGTAGTCAAACCTATCACGATGTAGCCAAGTCTTTGGGAGCTTCCGCCTTGAGAAGGTTTTTCAGCATAGACCTTAAACTTGCCTATCCGGGCATTATGGCTGGGCTTTTGTTGGCTTTGATGGAGGTTATGGCAGACTTTGGAACAGTCGCCCTTTTGAGATATCCCACCTTTACCGAAGCCATATACAGACAAATAACAGGCAGGTTTGACCCTATTGGTGGTGCAGCCCTTGCCTCTGTCCTTTTGCTTCTTAGCTTTTTTCTTTTTAACCTTGAAAAGCACTTTAGGGGTAAAAAGTCCTTTGAACAGGTAAGTGGAAGTTTTAGACCTTTGGAGGCCAAACCTCTTGGTTTTGTGGGAAACATTTTGGTCAATGTAGGACTTTTAGCCTTCATGCTAATAGCTTTCTTTGTGCCCGTTGGGATCCTACTTAGTATGGCGCTAAAGGCTATTCTAAGCAAAGGTTGGGACGAAAGACTTTTGAGGTTTGCCTTCAATAGCCTTCTGGTTTCAGCTTTGGGTGCCTCTCTTGCAACTTTGCTTGTTTTTGCTCCCGCTTATCTTAGCGCAAGACATCCAAATTTAGCAAGCAAGCTGATATATTATCTTTCCTCTTTGGGTTACAGCTTGCCTGGACCGGTAGTAGCTGTGGGCCTTCTTCTTGTTTCTACCGCATACTTAAATTGGCTCTACGGTAGTTTAATACTTCTCATATTAGCCTATGTGATAAGGTTCATGCCTGTTTCCTTGCAGTCCCAACACTCTGCTATAGTTAGTCTTTCTCCGTCTTTGGAGCAGGCTTCAAGGACTTTGGGAAAAGGCCTTTGGGCTACCTTCAGGAATATAACCATCCCAAACATAAAGGGTGGCATAATAGTGGGATGGGTCATAGTCTTTGTGGATTGTATGAAGGAACTGCCTGCTACTATGATGCTAAGGCCTTTGGGCTTTGACACTTTGGCGATAAGAGTTTGGGTGGAAGCCTCCGAGTCCCTTTGGGAAATGGCTTCCATTCCCGCTCTGATGATCGTAATTACTGGATTGATCCCTCTTGTGATTGTGATGAGAGAGTTTGATAGGAGCAAAGATGTGGAAGTGGGATAGTTCTGAAGTTCATTTAGAGTTGGAAAATGTAAGCAAGATGTATGGGAGTGTATCTGCGGTTAAGGGGGTAAGCCTTAGCATATACAGAGGGGAGTTTTTCTCTCTCCTTGGACCCTCTGGCTCTGGTAAATCTACCATTCTAAGGCTTATAGCAGGTTTGGAAAGACCTGACGAGGGAATTATAAGTATAGAAGGAAAAGTGGTTGCGGACAAAAAGGTTTGGGTGCCACCAGAAAAAAGGGGTGTGGGACTTGTCTTTCAAAACTACGCCCTTTTTCCCCACATGACGGTGTTTGAAAACGTAGCCTATGGTATTTCTTACCTTCCAAAGCAGGAGGTGAAAAAAAGGGTTAGGGAGCTTTTGGAGATGGTGGGCCTTGCCCACAAGGAAAAGTACTATCCCCATCAACTATCGGGTGGAGAACAGCAGAGGGTTGCCTTAGCAAGAGCTTTGGCAGTGGCCCCTAAGGTGATGCTCTTGGACGAGCCCTTTTCTAACCTTGATGCGGACCTAAGGAGGGACCTAAGAAAACAGACAAAGAAAATACTCAAGGAACTGGGAACCACAACCATTTTGGTAACCCACGACCAAGAGGAAGCCTTTTCTCTATCGGACAGGGTGGGAGTGATCAACGGGGGAGTTTTAGAGCAGGTGGGCACCCCCTTTGAAATCTATCACAGACCAGCCACGCGCTTTGTGGCAGACTTTGTAGGTATGGCAGACTTTTACAAAGGAAAGATAGAAGGCGAGGTTTTAATATCGGAGATTGGCAACTTCCCTATTAACGGTCAATGGAAGGGTAAATCTGAAGAGGTGGAGATAATGATAAGGCCAGACGATGTGGATTTTGAACCAGATCCACAGGGAAAAGCGGTTATATCGGAAGTGGAGTTTTTGGGCGCAGACATCATCTACACCATTTCCCTGCCCAACGGTAAGATCATCCACTCAGTAAAGACCTCAAGGGAACTTTACCCTGTAGGCACGAAGGTTAAGATAAAAATTGAACCTAATCACCTTGTGATCTTTTAAATAGGGTATAATTTTTAAGCCCGAGGAGGTCTTAGGATGGCAGCTTTAAACTCAAATGGTTTTGTTTTGACCACAGTGGATGAGCTTTTGAGTTGGGGTAGAAGAAACGCTTTATGGCCAGTAACCATAGGGCTTGCCTGCTGTGCTATAGAGATGATGCACACCGCCGCTTCACGCTTTGACTTGGATAGATTGGGTGTTATATTCAGAGCTTCTCCAAGGCAGGCAGACCTACTCATCGTGGCGGGAACTGTGGTAAATAAAGTAGCACCTATGCTAAAGCTTATTTGGGAGCAGATGCCAGACCCCAAATGGTGCATATCCATGGGCGGATGCGCCTCCGCTGGTGGTCCTTTCCCAACTTACTCTACTCTTCAAGGCGTAGATAGAATAATCCCAGTGGATGTTTATATACCCGGTTGTCCTCCCCATCCTCAGGGACTTATCTACGGCATACTCCAGCTTCAGAAAAAGATAAAGCAGATGGGTGTTAGAAAATACGATAAAGCCTTTGAAGAGTTCAAAAAGGACATACAAAAACAGGGGCTTATTCCAAGAGAGGTGGAAGTCTAAATATGCCTTGGATGAACAGAGTTTCTGCAGAAAGGATAAAGTATGAGTTCAAAGACGTAGAGGTAGAATACACAGAGCATACCACAAACCTTCACGTTAAAAAGGAAAAGCTCATAGACCTTCTCAATTTCCTTAAGAACAAAGAAGGATATAGACACTTCATAGACTTTTTTTGCATAGACTTTCCAGATAAAAAAGAGCGCTTCCAGGGGGTTTATATTCTTTACAATCCAGATGAAAACGAAAGGGTTATAGTGAAAACTTGGGCAAAGGATGGAAAGCTTCCCTCTGTGGAAAAGCTATGGGCTTGTGCCAGATGGGCTGAAAGGGAAGCTTACGATATGTTCGGAGTGGAGTTTGAAGGACACGAAAACCTAAGAAGAATGTTTATGTGGGAAGGATACGAATACTTTCCGCTTCGGAAAGATTTTCCCTTGCAAGGTTTTCCGGAGGTAGAGCTACCCTCCTTAACCGAGGTGATGCATGGAAGAACAGACCCACCTAGTCATGACTACGAGCTTTTGCACACAAAAATAGCTACCTTGGAAGATCTTGAAAGGACAGAAAAAGCAAGACTGAGGAAAAAAGCCCAGCTTGTGCTAAACTGGGGACCTTTGCATCCGGGAACCCACGGCACCATATGGTTTTTGTTTGACTTAGATGGAGAAAATATAGTCCAGTGTGATGTGATCTTGGGACAGCTTCATAGGGGAATGGAAAAAATCGCAGAAAATCTTCACTACTTTCAGTTTCTTCCTTACACTGACCGGATGGATTACATATCCGCCATATGCAACGAGCTGGCTTATGTGAATGCGGTAGAAAAGTTATTGGGTGTGGAGGTTCCAGAAAAAGCAAAATACATAAGGACAATGTTTGCAGAGCTTCAGAGGATAAACTCCCACCTTCTTTGGCTTGGCACGGGTGCCTTGGACCTTGGAGCCTTAACCGTCTTTTTGTATGCCTTTAGGGAAAGGGAAAAGATAATGGACATAATAGAAGGAAACGCTGGCTATAGGCTAACGAGCGCCTTTTTGAGAATAGGAGGGGTGCATTATGACCTGGCGGAAGGCACTTTGGATGTGGTGAAAGCTTTCATAAAGGACTTTCCAGAAAGATTAAAAGAATACCATCAACTGCTAACAAGAAACAGGATCTGGTTAAGAAGAACAAAGGACGTTGGAATCATCACAAGGGAAGATGTTTTTAACTACGGACTTACTGGTCCGGTAGCAAGAGGTTCTGGTGTGCCATACGATATTAGAAAGCTTGAGCCTTACGCTGCTTATGATGAGGTAGATTTTGACGTGCCTGTGGGAGAAGTGGGAGATGTGTATGACAGATACTTAGTGAGGATGGAGGAGATGGTCCAAAGCCTGAGGATAATAGAGCAGTGCGTTAGCAAGCTTGAAAAGCTTCCAAAGAGTGCGCCTTACATAAACAAAGAACACCCCGCAGTAATGGCTCCAAAGGAGGAAGTCTTTAAAGACTTAGAGGATATGGTAAAGAACTTCAGAATAGTGGTCCATGGGGAGAACGCACCGCCTGGAGAGGTTTATGCCAGTGGAGAAAATCCAAGGGGAGAGCTTGGCTTTTATATATACTCCACTGGAGGTTCCAAGCCTTATCGCCTAAGAATAAGGTCTGGAGCCCTTTACAACCTTTCCATCTTTCCAAAGCTTATAGAGGGAAGGACGATCGCAGACGCTATAGCTTTGCTTGGTAGTTTAGATCCAGTGGTGGGGGAAACAGACAGATGAGCGAAGTGCTTATAAACCTTTTGGTTACCCTGATAAAGGTTTTTGTAGTGTTGGGTGTATTTTTAGGAGTTGGCGCCTATCTTACGTGGTTTGAAAGAAAGCTGGCTGGACACATACAGGGAAGACTTGGTCCCAAGCTGGTGGGTCCCTTTGGATTGCTACAACCTTTAGCGGACGGTCTGAAGTTGCTCACCAAAGAGTCCGTCATACCCGACAGGGCAGACAAGGTAGTGTATTATTTGGCGGTTGTTTTAGCTCTGGCACCAGCTATTATGCTCTTTTCAGTTATTCCTTTTGGTCCAAGTTTTAGCTTGTTTGGTGTAGAAATAAAGCCCATTGTTGCAGATGTGAATATAGCAGTTCTTTTGGTCTTTGCCTTCGGTTCTTTGTTGGTTTATGGCACCATATTCTCTGGGTGGGCTTCTAATTCCAAGTATGCTTTTATAGGCTCCCTTAGGAAGGCAGCGGTGATCATAGGATACGAAGTGGTGTTGGGCTTTTCTGTGCTTGGGGTGATCCTTTTGGCTGGGACTATGAGCACCACAG
This genomic stretch from Thermocrinis jamiesonii harbors:
- the nuoD gene encoding NADH dehydrogenase (quinone) subunit D; this translates as MPWMNRVSAERIKYEFKDVEVEYTEHTTNLHVKKEKLIDLLNFLKNKEGYRHFIDFFCIDFPDKKERFQGVYILYNPDENERVIVKTWAKDGKLPSVEKLWACARWAEREAYDMFGVEFEGHENLRRMFMWEGYEYFPLRKDFPLQGFPEVELPSLTEVMHGRTDPPSHDYELLHTKIATLEDLERTEKARLRKKAQLVLNWGPLHPGTHGTIWFLFDLDGENIVQCDVILGQLHRGMEKIAENLHYFQFLPYTDRMDYISAICNELAYVNAVEKLLGVEVPEKAKYIRTMFAELQRINSHLLWLGTGALDLGALTVFLYAFREREKIMDIIEGNAGYRLTSAFLRIGGVHYDLAEGTLDVVKAFIKDFPERLKEYHQLLTRNRIWLRRTKDVGIITREDVFNYGLTGPVARGSGVPYDIRKLEPYAAYDEVDFDVPVGEVGDVYDRYLVRMEEMVQSLRIIEQCVSKLEKLPKSAPYINKEHPAVMAPKEEVFKDLEDMVKNFRIVVHGENAPPGEVYASGENPRGELGFYIYSTGGSKPYRLRIRSGALYNLSIFPKLIEGRTIADAIALLGSLDPVVGETDR
- a CDS encoding NuoB/complex I 20 kDa subunit family protein, with product MAALNSNGFVLTTVDELLSWGRRNALWPVTIGLACCAIEMMHTAASRFDLDRLGVIFRASPRQADLLIVAGTVVNKVAPMLKLIWEQMPDPKWCISMGGCASAGGPFPTYSTLQGVDRIIPVDVYIPGCPPHPQGLIYGILQLQKKIKQMGVRKYDKAFEEFKKDIQKQGLIPREVEV
- a CDS encoding ABC transporter permease, whose protein sequence is MIYALAFGVAVIPAIPILFTIYSALSADPELWIRLYQTRLSVILPNTLKLALSVGFLCLLFGVSSAWLVSRYEFFGKRFWQVLLILPFAIPGYIMAYAYASFFAPGGPAQSLWGKFFDFPMPSLYSFWGVSLVLSLVNYPYVYLLARASFLSSSQTYHDVAKSLGASALRRFFSIDLKLAYPGIMAGLLLALMEVMADFGTVALLRYPTFTEAIYRQITGRFDPIGGAALASVLLLLSFFLFNLEKHFRGKKSFEQVSGSFRPLEAKPLGFVGNILVNVGLLAFMLIAFFVPVGILLSMALKAILSKGWDERLLRFAFNSLLVSALGASLATLLVFAPAYLSARHPNLASKLIYYLSSLGYSLPGPVVAVGLLLVSTAYLNWLYGSLILLILAYVIRFMPVSLQSQHSAIVSLSPSLEQASRTLGKGLWATFRNITIPNIKGGIIVGWVIVFVDCMKELPATMMLRPLGFDTLAIRVWVEASESLWEMASIPALMIVITGLIPLVIVMREFDRSKDVEVG
- the nuoH gene encoding NADH-quinone oxidoreductase subunit NuoH — its product is MSEVLINLLVTLIKVFVVLGVFLGVGAYLTWFERKLAGHIQGRLGPKLVGPFGLLQPLADGLKLLTKESVIPDRADKVVYYLAVVLALAPAIMLFSVIPFGPSFSLFGVEIKPIVADVNIAVLLVFAFGSLLVYGTIFSGWASNSKYAFIGSLRKAAVIIGYEVVLGFSVLGVILLAGTMSTTGIVQAQIERGVWFIVYQPVAFILYLFCMLAESGRVPFDIQEAEAELVTGYHVEYGGMRFGVFPLAEWYLNVMALSAIAVVLFLGGWSGPNIFGPLSPYLWFLIKMFGLVFFVLWLHWTLPRFQAKDITEIGWKIMLPLAILNVVITAFVYYFI
- a CDS encoding ABC transporter ATP-binding protein, which encodes MWKWDSSEVHLELENVSKMYGSVSAVKGVSLSIYRGEFFSLLGPSGSGKSTILRLIAGLERPDEGIISIEGKVVADKKVWVPPEKRGVGLVFQNYALFPHMTVFENVAYGISYLPKQEVKKRVRELLEMVGLAHKEKYYPHQLSGGEQQRVALARALAVAPKVMLLDEPFSNLDADLRRDLRKQTKKILKELGTTTILVTHDQEEAFSLSDRVGVINGGVLEQVGTPFEIYHRPATRFVADFVGMADFYKGKIEGEVLISEIGNFPINGQWKGKSEEVEIMIRPDDVDFEPDPQGKAVISEVEFLGADIIYTISLPNGKIIHSVKTSRELYPVGTKVKIKIEPNHLVIF